In the genome of Amaranthus tricolor cultivar Red isolate AtriRed21 chromosome 15, ASM2621246v1, whole genome shotgun sequence, one region contains:
- the LOC130801855 gene encoding uncharacterized protein LOC130801855, producing MATLPSRAEILQLFRSLLRVTRQFPDYNIREYAKRRTIDAFHLNKSLSDTSSISQAFADAKFQLDIARRQAVVYSLYAPKVKSIMEISNQ from the coding sequence ATGGCTACGCTTCCTTCAAGAGCAGAAATTCTCCAATTATTCCGCTCACTTCTTCGTGTAACTCGGCAGTTTCCCGACTACAACATTAGAGAATATGCTAAGCGTCGAACAATTGACGCTTTCCATCTCAACAAATCACTTTCCGACACTTCTTCCATTTCTCAAGCTTTCGCCGACGCCAAATTTCAGCTTGATATTGCTCGACGTCAAGCCGTTGTTTACTCCCTCTATGCTCCCAAAGTCAAGAGCATTATGGAGATTTCCAATCAGTAG